Proteins encoded together in one Bombus affinis isolate iyBomAffi1 chromosome 2, iyBomAffi1.2, whole genome shotgun sequence window:
- the LOC126926036 gene encoding interferon regulatory factor 2-binding protein-like B isoform X1: MMGKRTQCYLCDLPRMPWAMITEFSEPVCRGCVNYEGADRIDAVLESAKQMKKAHGFHEARSSTSKTYRATGHTEHNGGANLDVLPIQNTGQNHSRHHNIAGYSQLHHRNSITEFNSGSSRQQISRQHEETHEIANGMRSNNVRIPNAHLAAVAHHVNLSHNRGIAQLKRSISTIDEDEHAEKRLTLEEQHSVRPPLTRGDSLPAVSLAVSYVQDRSKEKHPVRAPSFDTATTFKTNGAYVGPSIPLAPANVAANGGGSPLRPRTSPPPPPPPAQEASNDNPQTNHHQVIKLQMLTTACEYIYEDNNGSTNGPSPMAALMSVADNLASPESVPQPPNNPSPTSRSPPTTATNAQQRSASRGSQHSPNSSGSSGRRSNGSRHVSSTTVTTSSEGAVAQVAGAEQVSAPILKCTLCQERLEDTHFVQCPSVPHHKFCFPCSRESIKRQGAGSEVYCPSGEKCPLANSQVPWAFMQGEIATILGDDTTGSGLKVKKERET, encoded by the exons ATGATGGGAAAGAGAACGCAGTGCTACTTGTGCGATCTGCCCAGGATGCCCTGGGCGATGATCACCGAATTTTCGGAACCCGTATGCCGCGGTTGCGTGAATTACGAGGGCGCCGACAGGATAGATGCAGTATTGGAATCGGCCAAGCAAATGAAAAAGGCACACGGATTCCACGAAGCTAGATCCTCCACATCGAAAACATATAGAGCAACTGGACACACTGAACACAACGGCGGTGCTAATTTGGATGTTCTACCGATACAGAATACCGGACAGAATCATTCGAGGCATCACAATATCGCCGGTTACTCGCAGCTTCATCACCGAAATTCTATCACAGAATTTAATTCGGGGTCGTCGAGACAGCAGATTTCTCGGCAACACGAGGAAACTCATGAGATAGCGAATGGCATGAGGAGTAATAACGTGAGAATCCCGAACGCCCACCTAGCCGCGGTGGCGCATCACGTGAACCTCAGCCACAACAGAGGCATCGCACAGCTCAAGCGAAGTATTTCCACTATCGACGAGGACGAGCACGCAGAGAAGAGGCTCACGTTGGAGGAGCAACATTCGGTCAGGCCGCCATTGACCAGAGGCGATTCTTTGCCAGCTGTAAGCCTTGCCGTCAGTTACGTGCAGGATAGAAGCAAGGAGAAGCATCCTGTGAGAGCGCCCAGTTTTGATACCGCCACTACATTTAAGACCAATG GGGCATACGTCGGTCCGTCTATCCCATTGGCACCAGCAAATGTGGCGGCAAACGGTGGAGGGTCTCCTCTTCGCCCGCGAACGAGCCCTCCACCACCGCCGCCACCGGCGCAAGAAGCCTCCAACGATAATCCACAGACGAATCATCACCAGGTAATCAAGCTCCAAATGTTAACGACCGCGTGCGAATACATCTATGAGGATAACAAT GGTTCGACAAATGGCCCGTCACCTATGGCTGCGCTCATGTCTGTCGCTGACAACTTAGCGTCGCCAGAATCAGTGCCACAGCCACCGAATAATCCGAGTCCAACCAGTAGAAGCCCACCGACCACGGCTACGAACGCTCAGCAACGCAGTGCTTCCAGAGGATCGCAGCATAGCCCGAACAGTTCAG GATCCTCGGGTAGGAGATCCAATGGTTCAAGGCACGTGTCGTCGACGACTGTGACAACGTCGTCGGAAGGAGCAGTTGCCCAAGTTGCCGGAGCCGAACAAGTATCAGCGCCGATATTAAAATGCACTCTGTGTCAAGAACGCCTCGAGGACACGCATTTTGTTCAGTGTCCCAGCGTGCCACACCACAAATTCTGTTTCCCTTGCAGCCGAGAAAGTATAAAGAGACAGGGTGCTGGCTCAGAG GTTTATTGCCCAAGTGGAGAGAAATGTCCACTGGCGAACAGCCAAGTGCCATGGGCGTTTATGCAAGGCGAGATAGCCACTATCTTGGGCGACGATACCACAGGCTCTGGGCTTAAagtaaagaaagagagagaaacctAA
- the LOC126926036 gene encoding interferon regulatory factor 2-binding protein-like B isoform X2: MMGKRTQCYLCDLPRMPWAMITEFSEPVCRGCVNYEGADRIDAVLESAKQMKKAHGFHEARSSTSKTYRATGHTEHNGGANLDVLPIQNTGQNHSRHHNIAGYSQLHHRNSITEFNSGSSRQQISRQHEETHEIANGMRSNNVRIPNAHLAAVAHHVNLSHNRGIAQLKRSISTIDEDEHAEKRLTLEEQHSVRPPLTRGDSLPAVSLAVSYVQDRSKEKHPVRAPSFDTATTFKTNGAYVGPSIPLAPANVAANGGGSPLRPRTSPPPPPPPAQEASNDNPQTNHHQGSTNGPSPMAALMSVADNLASPESVPQPPNNPSPTSRSPPTTATNAQQRSASRGSQHSPNSSGSSGRRSNGSRHVSSTTVTTSSEGAVAQVAGAEQVSAPILKCTLCQERLEDTHFVQCPSVPHHKFCFPCSRESIKRQGAGSEVYCPSGEKCPLANSQVPWAFMQGEIATILGDDTTGSGLKVKKERET; this comes from the exons ATGATGGGAAAGAGAACGCAGTGCTACTTGTGCGATCTGCCCAGGATGCCCTGGGCGATGATCACCGAATTTTCGGAACCCGTATGCCGCGGTTGCGTGAATTACGAGGGCGCCGACAGGATAGATGCAGTATTGGAATCGGCCAAGCAAATGAAAAAGGCACACGGATTCCACGAAGCTAGATCCTCCACATCGAAAACATATAGAGCAACTGGACACACTGAACACAACGGCGGTGCTAATTTGGATGTTCTACCGATACAGAATACCGGACAGAATCATTCGAGGCATCACAATATCGCCGGTTACTCGCAGCTTCATCACCGAAATTCTATCACAGAATTTAATTCGGGGTCGTCGAGACAGCAGATTTCTCGGCAACACGAGGAAACTCATGAGATAGCGAATGGCATGAGGAGTAATAACGTGAGAATCCCGAACGCCCACCTAGCCGCGGTGGCGCATCACGTGAACCTCAGCCACAACAGAGGCATCGCACAGCTCAAGCGAAGTATTTCCACTATCGACGAGGACGAGCACGCAGAGAAGAGGCTCACGTTGGAGGAGCAACATTCGGTCAGGCCGCCATTGACCAGAGGCGATTCTTTGCCAGCTGTAAGCCTTGCCGTCAGTTACGTGCAGGATAGAAGCAAGGAGAAGCATCCTGTGAGAGCGCCCAGTTTTGATACCGCCACTACATTTAAGACCAATG GGGCATACGTCGGTCCGTCTATCCCATTGGCACCAGCAAATGTGGCGGCAAACGGTGGAGGGTCTCCTCTTCGCCCGCGAACGAGCCCTCCACCACCGCCGCCACCGGCGCAAGAAGCCTCCAACGATAATCCACAGACGAATCATCACCAG GGTTCGACAAATGGCCCGTCACCTATGGCTGCGCTCATGTCTGTCGCTGACAACTTAGCGTCGCCAGAATCAGTGCCACAGCCACCGAATAATCCGAGTCCAACCAGTAGAAGCCCACCGACCACGGCTACGAACGCTCAGCAACGCAGTGCTTCCAGAGGATCGCAGCATAGCCCGAACAGTTCAG GATCCTCGGGTAGGAGATCCAATGGTTCAAGGCACGTGTCGTCGACGACTGTGACAACGTCGTCGGAAGGAGCAGTTGCCCAAGTTGCCGGAGCCGAACAAGTATCAGCGCCGATATTAAAATGCACTCTGTGTCAAGAACGCCTCGAGGACACGCATTTTGTTCAGTGTCCCAGCGTGCCACACCACAAATTCTGTTTCCCTTGCAGCCGAGAAAGTATAAAGAGACAGGGTGCTGGCTCAGAG GTTTATTGCCCAAGTGGAGAGAAATGTCCACTGGCGAACAGCCAAGTGCCATGGGCGTTTATGCAAGGCGAGATAGCCACTATCTTGGGCGACGATACCACAGGCTCTGGGCTTAAagtaaagaaagagagagaaacctAA